One region of Jonesiaceae bacterium BS-20 genomic DNA includes:
- the treS gene encoding maltose alpha-D-glucosyltransferase, whose protein sequence is MPGETSGLTNDPDWYKKAVFYEAYVRSFADSTGTGTGDLRGLIGRLDYLRWLGVDCLWLPPFYPSPLRDGGYDVADYTSIAPQLGSMDDFQELISQAHQRGIRIIIDLVMNHTSDQHPWFQASRNDPEGPYGDFYVWSDDDTKYSEARIIFTDTETSNWTFDPVRRQYFWHRFFSHQPDLNFDNPVVADAMVEVARFWLGQGVDGFRLDAVPYLFEAEGTNGENLPETHAFLARLRAMIDTEFPGRIMLAEANQWPDDVVHYFGTDDEPECHMCFHFPVMPRIFYAIKDGRAKQIIDILADTPALTGTQQWGTFLRNHDELTLEMVSTEERASMYGWFAPDPRMRANVGIRRRLAPLLDNSRKEIELANALLLSLPGSPCLYYGDEIGMGDNIWLNDRDSVRTPMQWTPDRNAGFSSADPGKLTLPVVQSLVYHYSNINVEAQWAQPTSLLHWTRGMLAVRKRHPAFGIGVYENIEADNESILAYTRTTEEETLLCVANFAATARSATLKIDGYNNYTVVDLFGGAVMGQINNAGELTLTLGSRDFYWLTMLPVPEHPHG, encoded by the coding sequence GTGCCCGGAGAAACCTCCGGGCTAACCAACGATCCGGACTGGTATAAGAAGGCCGTGTTCTACGAGGCCTACGTGCGCTCCTTTGCGGATTCAACCGGAACCGGAACCGGAGACCTCCGCGGTTTGATTGGCCGCCTGGACTATCTGCGCTGGCTCGGCGTGGATTGTCTGTGGCTGCCGCCCTTTTATCCATCGCCGTTGCGCGACGGAGGCTACGACGTAGCCGACTACACCTCGATCGCGCCCCAGTTGGGCTCGATGGACGACTTCCAGGAGCTCATCTCCCAGGCCCACCAGCGCGGAATCCGGATCATCATCGACCTGGTGATGAACCACACCAGTGATCAGCACCCGTGGTTTCAGGCATCGAGAAATGATCCCGAGGGACCGTATGGGGACTTCTATGTGTGGTCGGATGACGACACAAAGTACTCCGAGGCCCGGATTATCTTCACCGACACCGAAACCTCGAACTGGACCTTTGACCCCGTACGCCGCCAATATTTTTGGCACCGCTTTTTCTCCCACCAACCGGATTTGAACTTTGATAACCCGGTGGTCGCCGACGCCATGGTTGAGGTGGCCAGGTTCTGGTTGGGACAGGGCGTTGACGGATTCCGTTTAGACGCGGTCCCCTACCTGTTTGAGGCGGAGGGAACCAACGGGGAAAACCTGCCAGAGACCCATGCGTTCTTGGCCCGCCTACGTGCCATGATCGACACCGAATTCCCCGGCCGGATCATGCTGGCCGAGGCAAACCAGTGGCCGGACGATGTGGTGCACTACTTTGGGACTGACGACGAGCCCGAATGCCACATGTGCTTCCACTTCCCCGTCATGCCGCGGATCTTCTACGCCATCAAGGACGGCCGTGCCAAGCAGATCATCGATATTTTGGCCGATACTCCAGCCCTGACCGGAACCCAACAGTGGGGTACGTTCCTGCGTAACCACGACGAGCTCACCCTCGAAATGGTGTCAACCGAGGAACGTGCCTCGATGTACGGGTGGTTTGCCCCCGACCCGCGGATGCGCGCCAACGTGGGCATCCGGCGCCGGTTGGCACCCCTGCTCGATAACTCGCGCAAGGAAATCGAACTGGCGAACGCCCTCCTCCTATCGCTGCCGGGCAGCCCCTGCCTGTACTACGGGGACGAGATTGGGATGGGCGACAACATTTGGCTCAATGACCGCGACTCGGTGCGCACCCCCATGCAGTGGACTCCCGACCGCAACGCCGGTTTCTCATCCGCGGACCCGGGTAAGCTCACCCTGCCCGTAGTCCAGTCGCTCGTGTACCACTACTCCAACATCAACGTTGAGGCACAGTGGGCCCAGCCCACGTCCCTGCTGCACTGGACCAGAGGGATGTTGGCGGTCCGCAAGCGCCACCCGGCCTTTGGCATTGGCGTGTACGAGAACATTGAGGCGGATAACGAGTCAATCTTGGCCTACACCCGCACCACCGAGGAAGAGACCCTGCTGTGCGTGGCTAACTTCGCCGCAACCGCCCGGTCGGCCACCCTCAAGATTGACGGCTACAACAACTACACCGTTGTGGACCTGTTTGGTGGCGCCGTCATGGGGCAGATCAACAACGCAGGCGAGCTCACGCTCACGCTTGGGTCGCGGGACTTTTACTGGCTTACCATGTTGCCCGTTCCGGAACATCCTCACGGCTAA
- the glgB gene encoding 1,4-alpha-glucan branching protein GlgB produces MTSDLTGSSGSHSDSIRPTHITVAGDLLTKIAHGTYHEPHAVLGPHHMAPQGLLEPGSLPQWATVRVQRPLAKTVTVVTPSGRYECQHEHEGVWVTVIATVGGVAPDYQVETVYEDGSVFTSDDGYRFLPTLGSLDQHLIKEGRHEELWRVLGANLHEYESALGAVLGTSFAVWAPTAQAVRVIGDFNGWDGRAHAMRALGSSGVWELFIPAVGTGTTYKYEILSADGNWLRKADPMAKATEVPPATASIVTQSTYVWGDQDWMTKRAQTDPHNGPMSVYELHLGSWRRGLGYREAADQLAKYVASMGFTHVEFMPLAEHPYGGSWGYQVTSYYAPTSRFGSPDDLRYLIDVLHQAGIGVLLDWVPAHFPKDAWALAEFDGTHLYEHPNPQLGEHPDWGTLIFNFGRNEVRNFLVANATFWLEEFHIDGLRVDAVASMLYLDYSRDAGTWQPNKYGGRENLEAIAFMQEANATAYRRNPGIIMIAEESTAFPGVTAPTDTGGLGFGLKWNMGWMNDTLRYVEEAPVNRKWHHGVLTNTINYAFSEQYLLPLSHDEVVHGKGSIFGKMPGDDWQKFAGVRSLFAYQWAHPGKQLMFMGSEFAQREEWKEAGSLDWAVAEHPAHRGIQRLVADLNHLYQSRPALWELDFTHEGFTWLEYGDADHNTVSFVRYNAKGTALVVVANFSGTAYEDYRVSLPSGGIWTELLNTDDEQYGGSGVLNTGPVLAQEISWAGCSYSAAIRLPALSVVFFEVKTQ; encoded by the coding sequence ATGACTTCGGATTTAACCGGTTCATCCGGTTCTCACTCAGATTCCATTCGACCCACCCACATCACGGTCGCTGGCGATTTACTGACCAAAATTGCGCACGGTACCTACCATGAACCACACGCGGTCCTTGGCCCCCACCACATGGCTCCCCAGGGCTTACTCGAGCCGGGCAGTCTCCCCCAATGGGCAACCGTGCGGGTCCAGCGTCCCCTAGCTAAGACCGTCACCGTTGTTACCCCCTCCGGCCGTTATGAGTGTCAACACGAGCATGAGGGGGTTTGGGTCACGGTCATTGCCACGGTTGGCGGTGTGGCCCCGGACTACCAGGTAGAAACCGTTTACGAGGATGGTTCCGTTTTCACATCCGATGATGGCTACCGGTTCTTGCCAACCCTTGGGTCTTTGGACCAGCACCTCATCAAAGAGGGCCGGCACGAGGAACTATGGCGCGTGCTCGGGGCAAACTTGCACGAGTATGAGAGCGCACTGGGCGCCGTACTTGGAACGTCGTTCGCCGTTTGGGCGCCGACCGCCCAAGCGGTGCGAGTCATTGGCGACTTCAACGGGTGGGACGGGCGGGCCCACGCTATGCGTGCCCTGGGTAGTTCCGGGGTTTGGGAACTCTTTATCCCAGCGGTTGGCACCGGAACCACATACAAATACGAGATCTTAAGCGCGGATGGAAACTGGTTGCGTAAGGCCGACCCAATGGCCAAGGCAACCGAGGTGCCCCCGGCAACCGCAAGTATTGTTACCCAATCCACGTATGTGTGGGGCGACCAAGACTGGATGACCAAGCGGGCACAGACCGACCCGCATAACGGTCCCATGTCCGTCTACGAGCTCCATTTGGGTTCTTGGCGCCGCGGGCTAGGTTACCGCGAAGCGGCCGACCAGCTGGCCAAATACGTGGCTTCCATGGGGTTCACCCACGTGGAGTTCATGCCGCTTGCCGAGCACCCCTACGGTGGTTCTTGGGGCTACCAAGTGACGTCCTACTACGCGCCGACCTCGCGGTTTGGGAGCCCAGATGACCTGCGCTACCTCATCGATGTTCTGCACCAAGCCGGAATCGGTGTGCTATTGGACTGGGTCCCGGCACACTTTCCCAAGGATGCTTGGGCACTCGCCGAGTTTGATGGCACCCACCTGTACGAGCACCCCAACCCGCAGCTGGGCGAGCACCCCGACTGGGGCACGTTGATCTTCAACTTTGGGCGCAACGAGGTTCGCAACTTTTTAGTAGCAAACGCAACGTTCTGGTTGGAGGAGTTCCATATCGATGGCCTGCGCGTGGACGCAGTAGCTTCGATGCTGTACCTGGACTACTCCCGCGACGCTGGCACGTGGCAACCCAACAAGTACGGCGGCCGCGAAAACCTCGAGGCAATAGCGTTCATGCAGGAAGCCAACGCCACTGCATACCGGCGTAACCCGGGCATCATCATGATCGCCGAGGAATCCACCGCCTTCCCCGGCGTGACCGCACCGACCGACACGGGCGGGTTAGGTTTTGGTTTGAAATGGAACATGGGATGGATGAACGACACCCTGCGTTACGTTGAAGAAGCCCCGGTCAACCGCAAGTGGCACCACGGGGTTCTCACCAACACCATCAACTATGCGTTCTCCGAGCAGTACCTGCTGCCGCTCAGCCACGACGAGGTTGTTCACGGCAAGGGTTCCATCTTTGGCAAAATGCCCGGAGACGACTGGCAGAAGTTTGCCGGGGTCCGTTCCCTCTTTGCATACCAGTGGGCCCACCCAGGCAAACAGCTCATGTTTATGGGATCCGAGTTTGCCCAACGCGAGGAATGGAAAGAAGCCGGGTCACTCGATTGGGCGGTTGCCGAGCACCCCGCCCACCGCGGCATCCAACGACTCGTTGCTGACCTCAACCACCTGTACCAATCCAGGCCCGCACTGTGGGAACTCGATTTCACTCACGAGGGTTTCACCTGGCTTGAGTACGGGGACGCGGACCACAACACCGTCAGCTTTGTGCGCTACAACGCCAAGGGCACCGCACTCGTGGTAGTCGCTAACTTCTCTGGAACCGCATAC